From Cryomorphaceae bacterium, a single genomic window includes:
- a CDS encoding S9 family peptidase, whose product YGSYGNSMDPYFSSVRLSLLDRGFVFAIAHIRGGEEMGRRWYNDGKMLNKMNTFTDFIDCGEFLVQEKYAAPDQLYAMGGSAGGLLMGAVMNMRPDLWAGMVAQVPFVDVVTTMLDESIPLTTGEYDEWGNPNEEEYYHYMKSYSPYDNIAEVNYPHILVTTGYWDSQVQYWEPAKWVALLRTRNTGDNLILLQTNMDAGHGGASGRYQRFREVALEYAFLLKIAGKTE is encoded by the coding sequence TACGGCTCCTACGGAAACTCTATGGATCCCTATTTCAGCTCGGTGCGCTTGTCACTGCTCGACAGAGGTTTTGTGTTTGCCATCGCCCACATCCGCGGCGGAGAAGAAATGGGGCGGCGCTGGTACAACGACGGAAAGATGCTCAACAAAATGAACACCTTTACCGACTTTATTGATTGCGGAGAGTTCCTGGTTCAGGAAAAGTATGCAGCCCCCGACCAACTCTATGCAATGGGCGGTAGCGCTGGTGGATTGCTTATGGGTGCCGTCATGAATATGCGTCCTGACCTGTGGGCCGGAATGGTGGCCCAGGTGCCTTTTGTGGATGTGGTAACCACCATGCTCGACGAGAGCATTCCGCTTACCACAGGCGAATATGACGAATGGGGAAACCCCAACGAGGAAGAGTACTACCATTACATGAAGTCCTACTCACCCTACGACAACATTGCTGAGGTTAACTACCCGCATATTCTGGTTACCACAGGCTACTGGGATTCTCAGGTTCAATACTGGGAGCCCGCCAAGTGGGTGGCCTTGCTGCGAACGCGAAACACAGGCGATAACTTGATTCTTCTTCAAACCAACATGGACGCCGGACACGGCGGTGCATCGGGTCGTTATCAGCGTTTCCGCGAGGTAGCACTGGAATACGCGTTTTTGCTGAAGATTGCCGGCAAAACTGAGTAA